The DNA segment CATCAGGCAGATAAATCACCATGTTTTATCATGCATTCTGGTAGCggttatttgaaataatgacTCACGTAGAGCTTTccgcaaattataaaattatatttatgtaagtgATTTAGAATAGGGGCTCCCGAGAAGATAAGAAAAGCGTAGTtacaacttttataaaataataacccACGTTgacgagagagaaggaaaaagaaaattgacaAGATAATTTTGCTTTCGGAATAATTTAAGAGCACTTTCATACAAATTTACTTCAGTTATTAAATGCcggattattattaatatttaatttaatgataaaaatactaccgtaatttaaattttactctaTTTATTGTACATTTCTCCTCTTTTCCTTTGAGAGCAAGTACTAATAATACCTTTTCTCAGagctgaaaaaaattcatagaaCTCTTGCCGACTTTCTTGCCAGCTCTCTTCATAGATACCGATTATCGTGCCTATATAGCgcttaattgaaaaaaaaaaaattatatgatccTGTACTGTAATTGCACCCTGTTGCTCGTCTTCTAACAAATGAGCATCGAACAGCTTTCAGCATTGGAGGAACGGACGACTCGcgtaaacaattattaatagcCGTAGGAATCTTGCTGAATCAGGGAAGACAATTGTGTAACGTGGATACCCATACTATTTCTCGCGCGTTTTGCGGGAGTGACGCGGCTGCATTGTTCCTCGAGGACGTGACTTCCTCGTGCCTTTGTGGCTTCGCTCGCACTGTGCCTCGCACGCGATACCATTCGATGCGGCTTTCGTGTTTGCTATTCTCGTTACGTCGCGGGCAAAACAATCGCAggtaccccccccccctcgatAAGCTCGATCGGCTCGATGCTAAACGTGATCAGTGATAACTATCTGCACATTTTCAATGTGTGTTGTCCTACATCTCATCCTTGTCCCTCGCAGAGTTAGTTGCGTTAGAGGTGAATCCTTGAATCTATTATCCTCGGTCCGGATGAGTGGCCGAGGGGCAAACGACCTTTAGAACGCGGATATAATGcggggaagaaaaaaaaatcttgaaaaaaaaaatattaacggGTGAGATTTATATGTCGGCAGAGATAAATCTAATTTAAGTGGTAGACAGTTACTACAAAATGCTAATCAATTGGAGACtaagaaattataacttaACCGCTCAAACGCGGTGGTAAATTTGTACAAGCACAGGGCTCATGTGTTAACGTTGAAGCGTGATTTATCGTATTCGATTATCCAACATTTCTAATGGTAATTAACTGCGCTCATTAAGAGATAACGTATTTTATTGAAGTGATCTTTATTAGTAACGAGACTCATCATGAGGAGAAATGCATCGGggaattgaaaaaagaatgtaTGAATGTACCCGAAGGCTACaccaattattatatattatctactgGCAATAAATATCACATGCATACATTTTACTCAATTTTACtgtattgaatttatatcatagtttgaaattaaaatattgggatgtttatttaactttacaatttatttcaagcCGATTGCGTATTGTCAGGATTATCAGGATCCCATACGCTCTCCAACCTCCATTTGTTTTATCCTTCGCACCTGTTTTCTAGTTGATTGCTTCTTGtaactgttattttattgttattatatatactattaataGAGTCAAGCATGATAATTGAGATCTCGgggttaataaaataatgaaacgaTTCTTCACGATAAAATCAGTTGAGTTCGAGTTTTATGGTTtcgttaaacttttttattctaaccACAGGTTATTAGAATCAGCCTATCCATGAGTTTCTCCAACAAtgctgaaatatataaaatgtagaataatttaaatttaccgATAAATACCACTTGAAGTCACAGACGGCTCTCTCGTTATATCTTTCCCCTTGTCCCTTACATCCTGTTACGTCTCGGCCCTTATTTATCGGAAGACACGTCGCCGACAGCCGAAAGTCTCCGATTGCCAATCCGACCGGGAGAGAAACGATCCTGCTGTTCCTGTTTCTGCggctcgcgcgagcgagtgcACCCGGGACTGGGTGTGTGCGCTCGGAATGCGCTGAAACATTGCGGCCACGAGAGCGGCCGGGGATTAAATCTTGATGCATTGCCGTTATCCACGCGTGAATTTTTGCGCGCGGGCATTAGAGCCACGGCGAAAAAGTTATCAATTTATTGCACGCGCGGCGTCGATACGCGATAACGCTCGCGCGCAACCCCTCCCGGCGAATTATTAATTGCCGGCCCGATCGCAATTGTTGTACCAAACGAGTTCCCGCGTCCTCGCTGGTTGTTTGCGTTGTATAACCGCGCTTATCGCGATCGGCCGTCACGGTGTCCCTTAGGTGTATCTTAAAAGCGTTGTTGCCTACGCTCGCGACgctttgcaataatttattaataaaatctgcaTTTTTCTACACATAAGCATCTCTCTCCCTCGCCCCTCGTcagatttgatatttttctctgCCGTGCAATTACCTAGGGACGCGAAATCAAAGCCAAAGTAATTTGATTTTGAGACAAAACTGATTCGAAGTCAGATTTTTCATATGACGAGAAATTGACGACAACGCAGGAAATTATACTGCGGCATAATAATTAGCGatcaaaattatatcagatttttttatcCTTATGAAATCTGATTTTTATGTCTGATTCCTATGTGTAATTTCGATATTATTCTCttgtagatataattttttagtttattaattaattatgagtGGCTTTTTAgccttttaatttgttttatataattataagtagggtgatataagtttaattcattaaattctcattttatctacgcataatttttatttgctcaCCTtgaattatgatttattactACGTTCTGacataattgcaatattagtTTAATTGATTGAATTCTTATTATGCTTATATGACAGGCAATAGATAACAAGGCAATAAGTGCAACCTTGTATACCTCTATCTGATACTTTGATGGATGATTATTATGGTTAATCAAATTGTTATgtatggaattttttaatttttaaatgccaATACTGTGTaacgaaaagaaaaagttatgtaaaatattcaatatttaataaatgtattttatcatAAGTGACGCTTTCAACATTTTCATAATGACATAGTAAAAATACGTTATGCTAGATTCACCATATTGCCATTTTGACTGTAAAGTATTCCTTGGGTATCCATTCCTTCGGCTAAATCCTTACGATTGTAATGGAATGACGAAAGATTGGGAGCCACTGGCATTCGCATTCCTTGCGATATTTCCACGTGCCACGTTCGATTTTGGTCGGACCAGTTTCGTGCGGAATCCGGCGTGCACGTTTATCCGACCGACTGGCTGGTCAGTTCACTAATGCGTCTTCTATTGTACGCGTTGCTGTTAGGTGATGTCATTCCGTATGTTATTTCAAGCTTATCCATTCATACCTcgcatttttatgaaaaacctCTCGCGTGGACGGCTAAGTTGAACGACGGGAAATTACCGTGTGACTAGTCTAAGTTGTTTAGCCGCTGGTCAATAATTGGCGCACgcatgatatttataatatatagaatactTCAGATGTGGAGGATAAGAGAGTCCAGTTTAACAGGCGGAACTGATGTTTCCGACCGCGGCGCGCTTCGTACCCGTTGCATCGACTATAACTTTATGTAACCGTACATAATGCACattattgcattaaattatttattcgccATCGAGCGAATGTTTATCGTGCATGATATGGATACTGCAGGAAGTTCGACCGTGCATTCCTACATTTTGCCGATTAAATGTCATACAATAGCAAGTCGCGAGCTACGCGAATACATTGTACGTTTTACCACGTTTCAAGGTTTCGCTTTAGCGTATTGATCTCAATGAGAATATCAAATCTAGATTTTATTTCGAGTGCTCTGCTTCATTCCGCGACATTACTCGAGTTAAATTACATAGATTACAAAAGACATTTTATCGTCCCTAAGTTCTGAAGatttgttttgaataaatgtttatttacaaaatgctatcatttgtttttcattaaaaactttttaattaaaaggttTAGTTTTTCCATAAGactgaatataatttaaattattgtcttCCGAAAAGtagattattttgaaatatttttttttactaaatgcaTTACATGCATACTTTCATGATTTATATGGATTACAtctaataatgttaataataataattatcatttatctTATTGCATGATTAATGCGAAACTCATAAATAATATGGAACTCATAAATAATATGGACTCTATGATatatggaaataaatattttgcgtaaATAATCTGACTATTTAACGGTCGGCCCATCCGTTACACAATTGTACTGGCCTTTTACATATACTTGAGCAGCACGTGATGCTAATGCGAGCTGAAAGATACTTCTTTACGTAAACGTTACGCACTTCGGGATATCGCATAACAGTCGTACAATCTCCATCCGTCCAGACGAACAAGCGCGCGTTCGAGCAACAATGAGCGCTATTAAATTATACGCGCATAATGTCATACGTTGCGGACCGCCACAGGATACGGCTCGCAAGGTCTTACCCAACGGCGACCACGATTCTCCACGTTCGCTATCGTATACCTGTCGTCGCACACGTAGACAAAGCATCCGCCACTAATCGAGGACCGCTAAGCCGCCTTTCTTCTTCGGCGAGCAGTTCGCCCGCGAACGAAAGACTAACGACTGTTGCGAGAGCCTCTTTTCTTCGAATAACGTCGGAGCATTTAGGACTCGTGTCCTTGCCGAACGCTTACACGCGGATCTTTGTCTTGGCTCTCGCGCCCCCGGGCGATGTTGCTAGAGATGGGTAGAACTGTACCAGCTGTAGTATAAGAAGTACATTTAATGGAAGAAGTACGTTAATGTTACTTTCCGACAATTTCGAGATACTTGGCAATCTTCTCTGAACATTTCTTACCGATATTGAATTCTTGATAACTCGTACGATaagagaatatttaataatgtaacaatCAAAGTTCGTTGCACGTAAAACTTCGTATTTATGCTCTggaagtttaatttaattaaaaactttaaatttatcttttattatcgACGCCTTGCTGcaggaaaataattattatatatattcttctttttttatttagcgcTTCTGATTCCGTGATGTCCGAAGTGCAATATAATTGCCGGTAATATCTCAACcgcttttaattataaatacaaaaattaaccGTGAGATTAATGCAGTGTCGTCACTTTCATTACGCCGTAATAATTGTATCTACATTCACTTGGCGatatatatcaatttgagATTAATATCAAGATTGTGTCACGCGCACAGGTCTCATCGCGCGTTCCTGACAGTACGAACGCGCGTTATACGCGCGTTACAAAGCGGTCCAGCCGCATGAAATTGAAAGTTAGCGTGGGCCGATAGCTACCGCCCAGACCGGTCCAAGTTTACTCGTACATTAAGTCGGTGATCCGGCCTGAGGAAATATCACTGGCTTGCGTTCGCGTCGAGTGCCCCTTAGCGGGATAGTAACGGGGGTGGAGATCGTTTTCTCGAGTCTTGCGCACGGCCCGATATCACGCGAAAAACAGCTTGGCAAACGGCGTTACGAAGAATGCAGATAACTCGCCTCGACCGATGTAGCGATTCAAAGTAAAGGAGAGAAATACTGGCGTATTTTTGCGGTTTTCGCGCAGAGGAAAAGGAACGGCGAGTTAAAAGAACTTGACTAAATGCCTCGTTACAAATGGCATTTCGCGACGGCAAAAATGACAAGCGAATTCCAACAGGTTTTGCCTCCCCGTAATGAACAGCGTATGACTGCTGAAGTTTGCgctgtacatttttatgtccAAGCTGACACATTAAGACCCGGTTACCTGTCAACCTGAGACCGTCTTTCCCAATCGGCATCATAGTTACGGCCATGATCTGGAACGGAATCGGCAATTGCCGGCTGGAGTTAGTTAGCCGACGCTGTTTGCGCAGTACTGACCCTGATTTAAATGTTTACGAAGActgcagagagagagagagagagagagagagagagagagagagagagatttctcGTGTTCCTCAGGCGCGAATTATTAACGCGAAGGACGCATCGAGAGGAAATTCCACTACCGTGTCGACGGAACGCTCTCGCTCTAGAATGCGATAATTGGCTCCGTTCGTTCAGTAGCTCGGCGAACACACCCGGGGTCTAATTCCCGTTTTTGTTCTGATTGCAGGTCGCCGGACAATTATTGGACACGGAGTTTCAGCCGACGGTAACGGCGACGTGCAAGGGCGGCTACATGACAATTCGCGTTAATCTCAATCAGAGTTTCGTAGGCGCGGTCCATGCGCGGGACCATCGAACCCCACAGTGCATGGTGTCGGGTAATGGCACCACGCACGCTACCCTGGGCATCAATCTGTTCGCGTCGCAGGACAGTCCGGAGTATTGCGGAGTCCTCGTGAACAACGTAAGTCCGCTATGATTATGGAAATCGTAGTGCGCCAAGGGCGACGAAATCAGAGCTAGCGTGTCGGTTACTTCTACGATTCGCGGATAGTTAACTtgtttgacaattttattcaatagtATGTGTACTAGAAGccttaagtataattttaagaaatcaatCAACTTGGATTACATGAGCTTACCACGTgtagaaaaaagaagatattCCTCCGTCTAAGGTGCATTTACGGGGATGTGGAAAAAGTGCCACTCCCGTCTATTTACATGAGAGaagtttcataaaattaattgttttgagAAGGTTGCGGGTAGTGCTGATTTACATACTCGGCCACTGGAGACGCCTCGAGAATAACGTGAGAATCCATCATATGGAGATTACGATTTGCATTTGAATCCTTCTCTTTCCGCCTAGGTGTTTGTTCTGCAAGTGTAACGCTTCGTGGCCGGACTTAGGGTTTCcccataaataaaatttttacatataatcgGAATTGAGTTTACAAAATGTTCTCACTTTACGTAGAAGTcgaaataaatactttaaacgAAACATGATGAATTATTTTAGGCgtataaatcttaaatatattttattattctttatattaaaattaaattgcagcATACCGAAGAACGTTCCATTCCTATTGCTGTTAGGATACACAAAACGCTGGAACTAGCAGACGATAAGTTTTATGTCATTACGTGCGGAAAGGCGGGCTTTAAAAATGCCAAGTAAGTAGAAGatcaattatcaattataataatatacgtactataaataatactttgtaGCGGAATTTGTAgtaattatgattaataatttataaactaatcctacattttttcttagtttaaatattaattccttgttatttttacaaatttatgtattttattatcacatGTTTTACTCGTCGCAATAAGTAAATTGTCAGAATGACGGAACGAACTGTGTGCTGACGCTGCACTTAGGATTTAGCTTATTTATGAAGCAGTACTATCGTAAATAATCGGTatatacgttttttaaacgtaCGTGAAATAGAAATATCTCGCGCCACTGGCTGCTTGACACGCGTGAACAGCGCTATCTAAACGGGAAATACTATTCGCGAGGCTTTTAATCGGTCATTAGTGGCTCCGTGTTTTTCTAATCGATCGTTGATATTTGCCATTCGGCACTCAGCCGTATACTTCCGCTTTCGCGGTGAATTGATTGTACATCGAGATACTTCGACTTGGAGagtaatcaatttaaagtGTCGATATCTTTTGGAGGATACCGAATAcaagttttaatacaattagaCACTTTCTCGGAAAATATCAGTATTCTGcgatattaatgtaatgtataataattagaaataaacaaagttaaatttgatatttagtTCGAACGTAATATGTGTTGCAAAACATCTCTTTGCCTCAAAATACCAAGTATGGCTAATGAGTATTCAACGGTCGTTTATTGTAATGCTTTAATGGTTAAAAGATAACTTTACGCATTAAAATATAGTCGTTGTCGAATTATACCTTAGTCAAAGAAAAAATCGCGACCGATGGTACAATTTAATTAGGCATCCGGGAATTAGATAAGCGAAGCGACAATGTCAGTAATTAACATGCTCGTGACGCTGCGGTTTACCGcaagtctttttttcttattctgcAACGAAAAATGCGGCTGACAATTGGTATGCGACCGTTGTCAAATGAGATATCTCGCATAAATGACAAGTAGCCTCTTTGTCGGAGTAACGTTGTATACCTtctgaataaattttctcGGTTCAAGGCACCGTGGAAGTCGATACACATGACCCTGCACGACTCGTTGATTTTCTTATCGCATACGTATCGTCAGATGTATTGACTTGTTGacgtgcttttttttttatacacttaTTCGCTCACTTCGATCGCAACCTCGATTAAACTTGTGTCACGTtccaataataaaatgctCTGCGGGAGAGACGCGTGGAAAAATATCCGATGCTCACAAAACGGTGCTTTTTTTGCGCAGAAATGAGACTTCGCTGGTTTCCCTTCGCCTTTTGGACGAAGGCGTGAGAGTACAAGAAGCTATATACGGTCACAACTATACTCTGCGTGCCGAGATTTCACGCCCAGACGGTTCGTATCTTATATCCCATATTCCGCCGTTTGCGTCTTTTACGTCCGGACGATACAGACAAGTCCGTTAGCCGCGGCTTCTTCGTGAGATCTTGCTGTCCGAAGCACTGTTTCGTTGAACATTCAATTTGCAGGAATGTACGGGATTCGAGTCAAGAACTGTTTCGCGTTCAACAAGCTCAACTCCAGCGTGCAGCTCATAGACGACAAAGGGTAAGCGTATGATTATTACTTTGATAAAAATCGAATAAATCGATATAACTCAAATTCATAAGATCtagattaacaaatttaatattcaccgattttaaaatttatgtataccATCTATAAATATTAGGTGCTTAAACGCTATAGCTGAAATAcacaaaagtatatatttaagacagtaaattgataaatattgcaattttccACTACTACTAATCTATTATCACTATATAACTTATTTTCAAGTCAATAAAAgtgtatctttttaaaatcttaccgttttcttcctctctctcttattaaaacatttattgccAAGATCTTTATTACGCAAGACAAGAATTGAGATTTTTCTCCGTTCTTTATAAGTTCCGTTCTTTGTCGATGCGGATTTATAACTTTTGAAGATGGCAGAACTTTAAGAgaagtttaaattaatcttaactctagttatttttattgatcagATCTATCTAGttaaatgaaagaaattaaacgAAAGATGCGTAGTTTGTTACTATTGTACTTCATAGCGTCGCTTTGACAATGGAAACGATCCACTAATTGCTACTGAATTTGTTTGCAAAGCTGCCCCGTGAAAGTGCGAATGACGAAATTCATATACGATCGAAGCGTCGGTATAGCGGATGCCACATTGTTTTCCATGTTCCGGTTTGCTGACAGTTCAGAGGTGCATTTCCAATGCGACATCGCCGTGTGCAGAGGTAAAACTCATCCGGTCAATGATTTCCCATTAGCATCTCGTTACGAATGTGGGTTATAAAATGGCATTCAACTTTTACGACTTGTTGCTTTGTTGCGACATTACAGCAGATAACGAGTCTCGTTCATTTTATGAGGAATTGCTTTTTATGTTCCAAATCGTAAAAGTTACGATgcttttatagaataaaaattttaacaatcaGTATCACGTTGATTTAGCTTCAGtttcttattgaatataaaactACATGCACAGAGCGTTTCAGAAACATAACAGAAACATTGTCTTTCAATCTCTGCCgttctcattttttatttttcacgaaCTATAGTACTTTTTATGAATTAACGCGACAAGTTCCCGACGTATAATCGTTAATTATACGTCGGGAACTTGTCGCGTTAATTCAAGAACTTGATCAGAATATTTTCCATTGCGATATAACTAAAATTTGCGTGTTTAGGAAGCTGCGGTATTCCCATATGCGAAGGAGACAAGGAAGAGTTAATAAAGGGTGGCTCCTCTACTAACGGACAAAGTGTTAGTAGTGAAGAAGGAGTGCTACTTGCCGGAACGAGCGTTTTTGTTCTCCAACCAGGCGAAAAACGAGGTAAGCCAAGAGCTCTATCGACAAATTAACTGTTATTGTTActgttatacatattattatttataatacatcatttttttatctatatcgTTTTCCAGCTTATGCGTAAAGAAAAATGAACAATTCATttccaattaataaaattcttggtctatcctttttttttgttaaaactcttgttagttttaattttctatagtttttttcttttttaaaatatttataaaaatacacagaATACTCGCTATTAAGAAAACAAGTTTTACAACATAGTtgacaaagaaataattaacaattcgTAATTACTTGGAAAGTACATGgtgaaagtatatttttaattattttttaagagaaattgTGCTTTCCTGGGAAAGTCCGTTCGGTTTATATAAGTAAAGATCGCGACTTGATAAAGAGATCGACGAAAACGATTAGAATAACGTCCGCTGTAGTTTTTTGCGGCGTCTGCTTTCCAGTGCAGTTAGCTTTGATAAGCCGTCGCGTCGTGACATGAAAAGTATGTAGCTATGTCGGGAATGCGTGCgatcttcttctttcttgaTCTCCTTATTGCTTCTCTTGCGTATATGTCCCATTTATGTCTTCTTCCCGCGCGTCGCAAAATGGTTGCCTGTCATCCCTCCTCGTCATCCTGACCTGCATTTTGAGTCGCTTCGACACGCAACAGCCCAGGGGCTGTCATCAAATTATAATGTGTACTCAAGTTGGCATAAGTGATCTTATTCCGCTTATCACACTTCGTGTCTTCTGGATTTTTTCGTTAGTCCGTCCGGCATACAGTCCCACGCTGTAATTTTCACAACCGGTCATCAACGATGTCCTCGTGAACTTatgtcattaaattaattatactatgTTATAGAAacaaactaaattattttcttatcttaCTGAACCTTGTATAAAATGAAATGCAATTTCCAGCAggagagataaaattaataactgttttaaaagttattaaaacaaattagagTCGAGACTATTATCGAGAGAAGAATTTATCattggaaaattattgcatcGTAAATGCatgtcttttaattatttcatttgacCGCCTGCTTAAACAGAATTTTCTTTCATTGAATTGCttgtttaaacaaatggaagtttttacattaatactaTAATTGATGGTATTTCCATTGCAACGCATGTACAAACTTATAAATACACAAATGCAATACGAAAATTACATAGTTCCTTCATATTCAGCAGTTGTACAAACATTGTACGATGACGGCAGCGTGCACCCGCTGTGGCTCCTATGGTTGGCGGTGGCACTCGGGATATTATTCCTCATCATGCTCATTATCAACATATTCCTGTGTTCGGCGATGACCTGTAGCTGCACCCGGACCGACATTATCGAGAAGGAGCCGTCAATCATTGAGGATTACGATCCATACCGCAGCTGGCACGGCTCTCAATACGGGTCGAGGTTTGACTTAATTACCTCTCTAAAGCGAATTGCGTGACTCGCCGACA comes from the Monomorium pharaonis isolate MP-MQ-018 chromosome 9, ASM1337386v2, whole genome shotgun sequence genome and includes:
- the LOC105834120 gene encoding uncharacterized protein LOC105834120 isoform X3 yields the protein MTVAVRRLLPTAAMCCWLLVALGIGQVAGQLLDTEFQPTVTATCKGGYMTIRVNLNQSFVGAVHARDHRTPQCMVSGNGTTHATLGINLFASQDSPEYCGVLVNNHTEERSIPIAVRIHKTLELADDKFYVITCGKAGFKNAKNETSLVSLRLLDEGVRVQEAIYGHNYTLRAEISRPDGMYGIRVKNCFAFNKLNSSVQLIDDKGCPVKVRMTKFIYDRSVGIADATLFSMFRFADSSEVHFQCDIAVCRGSCGIPICEGDKEELIKGGSSTNGQSVSSEEGVLLAGTSVFVLQPGEKRAVVQTLYDDGSVHPLWLLWLAVALGILFLIMLIINIFLCSAMTCSCTRTDIIEKEPSIIEDYDPYRSWHGSQYGYSLNGKQGYASGGSTMNSTRSISTNSDHYAIVHSRPGSRYSGPGQKHHHHHRGPPSNIGSHYSGK
- the LOC105834120 gene encoding uncharacterized protein LOC105834120 isoform X1; protein product: MTVAVRRLLPTAAMCCWLLVALGIGQVAGQLLDTEFQPTVTATCKGGYMTIRVNLNQSFVGAVHARDHRTPQCMVSGNGTTHATLGINLFASQDSPEYCGVLVNNHTEERSIPIAVRIHKTLELADDKFYVITCGKAGFKNAKNETSLVSLRLLDEGVRVQEAIYGHNYTLRAEISRPDGMYGIRVKNCFAFNKLNSSVQLIDDKGCPVKVRMTKFIYDRSVGIADATLFSMFRFADSSEVHFQCDIAVCRGSCGIPICEGDKEELIKGGSSTNGQSVSSEEGVLLAGTSVFVLQPGEKRAVVQTLYDDGSVHPLWLLWLAVALGILFLIMLIINIFLCSAMTCSCTRTDIIEKEPSIIEDYDPYRSWHGSQYGSRYSLNGKQGYASGGSTMNSTRSISTNSDHYAIVHSRPGSRYSGPGQKHHHHHRGPPSNIGSHYSGK
- the LOC105834120 gene encoding uncharacterized protein LOC105834120 isoform X2; translation: MTVAVRRLLPTAAMCCWLLVALGIGQVAGQLLDTEFQPTVTATCKGGYMTIRVNLNQSFVGAVHARDHRTPQCMVSGNGTTHATLGINLFASQDSPEYCGVLVNNHTEERSIPIAVRIHKTLELADDKFYVITCGKAGFKNAKNETSLVSLRLLDEGVRVQEAIYGHNYTLRAEISRPDGMYGIRVKNCFAFNKLNSSVQLIDDKGCPVKVRMTKFIYDRSVGIADATLFSMFRFADSSEVHFQCDIAVCRGSCGIPICEGDKEELIKGGSSTNGQSVSSEEGVLLAGTSVFVLQPGEKRVVQTLYDDGSVHPLWLLWLAVALGILFLIMLIINIFLCSAMTCSCTRTDIIEKEPSIIEDYDPYRSWHGSQYGSRYSLNGKQGYASGGSTMNSTRSISTNSDHYAIVHSRPGSRYSGPGQKHHHHHRGPPSNIGSHYSGK